AGAAGCTAACAGTTAAGTTAaaagttcaataaaaaaaaaaagaaacttaaaaaaaaaattcctagtacttatcaaagttaaaaaaaaaacatttttgaaaaaaaaaagagaaaaggatGACTGAAGCTgagataatgataaaaaaaaaatattacaaaaactaTGATGTTAAACTAGGACTATATTATTCAATTTCTCCTCTATGTAGATGTTAAACCCAAAGGGACAATCTAGTTTATAAGATGACTATGTGTTGGCTTAGTTCCAGGACTATGATACAAGCACACGAGAGGTATTTATGTGATCAATAGGCTGGTTCAGGCTAGTGTTGAGGCTGTTGTTGGGCAAAGTTATACTAATTAGTGAGGCTACTttatctctgtctttctgtaagAAACACAAATgtgaaaatatttcaaatatttttccaatattttaaaatatcaaaggggaaatttaaaaaacagtAAGATTATTAGGCTTTACCAAGAAAACAATGTTTAGGGggaaactattattattaatatttacagATCAAGCTGAGGAAGTTGTTTAccaagctataaaaaaaaattcagaaggACTTGTAAGGTGAGCAGAAAAGTGATAATATTGGATATGTTGGATTAAAAAGTTTGAGGCCTCTGGCATACAGAGCAATATACAGTGATTAAAATAATGCTACTAATAGTTTGTAATAAGCAAGGAAAGCCTGAAAATAAATAGTGAATGGCAAAAAAACACTTGGCTAGCTATCAGAttctcaagcagagttgtgtttgctaaaCCACTaagggcagcacggaaaacttctcccagatatccccttTCCCACAGAAGAGATTGGAACATAGCGCAACAACCCTTTCTCTTAAATCCCACTTgcattattttagttttatccaGTTTAGGCAAGGACCAATTTTGGGTGCttctctatctaggctctcagtgtttcttgtatgcatttacTTGTAGACCAGAGTAGTACAACGCCATTGGCAAAGTCTGTTGTGTACgcatgaatgtttttttcataattgttttttttgtgtgaatattAACCAGTTTGATGTCAAAAATCTTGTGTGTGTAAGACCTCATGCCTTAGTTTCTCTAGTGGAGAAGTGGTCTGGCTGTGGGTTCTATGCTACAGTATCCACTGATTCCACGTAACGGGTACTTAAGTACataaatgttttaatcatgTTTGATATTCTGGTACGCATGTCAAGTAagaagtttcttagtttagtgaCATCGCTAGATCTCCACTTATCCTATGTTTCAGGATGTTGCTCTCAGTTGTACATTTTTAGAAAATGCAATGTACAGAACTGATGTCCATGGATGCAGGTATCAGTTAGCAAAGGTATACGGGTATTTCATCGTTGTTCATCTTATATTATTAGTTAAAGATGTTCcctaaaaaaaagatagttacGCCCTGTGCGACTTAAACACTAATGACAAAAGTATTGATCCCATATAATTtaaagtgaacttttttttatagcatttttagAAACTTTGTCATCTGGGATCGAGACTGGCAGGGAGGGCATTGCAGCCATCAAGTAGAACTTGTTACATacatattgatttaaaaagtaatcttAAATTActatgtaatgggaccatatatccatcaattaaaaaaaagaatggatgTTTTACATTACTAGTAAAAATGACATCAAAATTCCTTTAGAATGTTATCCAGGTTTGTGCAgttgtaaaaaaagaataaacacaTCAACTAGTAGGAAAAACACCTTTGTcatcttatttttaaatgtttgtgcTATGATTGCTTCTGTATTCAGTAACCATATGAACTCAGGGTACCACAATGTTTACCATGCTGTTGATAGGAAGAAAACATCAAGTTAATCTTATTTACCTCATTGATAAAGCCATGGTAAACTAGGTCATCAGCTAAGGATTCTCCTGTATCATTGTTCACCTCACACTGCAACTGTCTATTAATCTGATCATCGAATCGCACCAATAAAGTTAATTGAGGGTGTGGGTTCTCCTCCACTCGATGAATCTAAAGTTACAAAAGactaaacattattttcatTGGAGATAAACTAGCCTACTCAATTTGACTATACTGCCCAAATCCAAAGCTAAATGTCTTCTCTCAACTCATATTGATCCACAAAAGGACACAGAAAACTTTAAAGAGCCCAATGGTCATTCAATCTGGAAATATTTGATATGCATGTATGAGTGTGTGGACACtatcaaatatatgtatatatgtgtaaatGTATATGCTTACATGACATGTCATAGAAACAATCATTCTGGTCTCAATGTCATAAGGCTCTGGTGTTTCAGATTTAACAGACTCAGCTAGTTCTGGGCTGGCAGCTCTGGTCCTAGTCACCTGGGGATAGCTCAGTCCAAATGCAGTCAATGGATAGATgccatttctaaaaaaatattaggtATTAGCAACAATTACACctcattatattttaaaaattagagtAGAACCCCCAGGGTACAAAAGAGGACCAAAAAGAACGTGGCaatgcagtgtactagatgaagccgagaggacaggaaagagctgggaagccattaaaaaactagtaaGAAACCGCTAAGAGTGACATGTTTTTACTAAGaacctatgttccatgaggaacgcaaaggaaagatgatgatgatgatattttaaaagatttgttAGGCAATcagaatattttcttttttttttcaataaacaaagtcTAATACTAACTTATTCAACATAGTGAAAATAGTACAAAATACAAACCATTCCCACAATAAAAAGGTGGGTGAGAAGCTCTCATTATgtagaaatagaaataacaaTTACTGAAGCATATTTTGTTATCTATACATAcactataaatattaataaaatatttattattattgaatctGATAATGTTTTTAGAactgaacaaaagaaaaaataatatcaaattCACAACTTAATACGTACTTGACATCATCCAAAAGTTTATCCAACTCAAGCACTGGGCTTTGggaaactctaaaaaaaaaacaacattaaagctAAATCGGCATGGTTGTAATTTgaatttcaacttttttttttctttcacattttaaaaacttaaaataaaataaaacaacaaaattttaaaaatctcttacatgtatatatttttacatcttttattacttttattaatagGAATCTTTATTATACATTTTCTTCAATGTATATAGAGCAACTACAAGAttaaaaaacagtttaaaaaaaaagaaggtcaTGTTAGATAAGTCATTGtaaataagaaaacatttttgcatGACATATATAGAAATGAAAAATGTACTCAAGGGTTGCTTGAGATAGTGGCCTAGCTGTGTGATATGCGCTTTTGGATTGTTTTCTCAATGGTTctaggtttgaaccctgcccactgcaATCACTAGCCATCCTGAGAGAAGTAataagatgtaataatctttcaAATCTGAAAACTGAATTAAAGTAAATTGGCTTACTTCCACTGAGTTAATTCCCCATTCATGCTGGGTATTTCAGCAATGACTCGATTAGGGTCTTCTGTTTTGGCAGTATGTGTGATCTCTGTAATATTTTCTGCCAGCAGGGCTGAATttttacaacaaacaatgaaataCAGATTCAGAAAAGtgataatattatttaaaaatagcaGAAATTTCTTAAAAGTAAACACAGCACCaagcatttgatttttttaaagtgtcaacTAAAACATTGAGTTTTTGGACTTTCACACAGCTTGTTCATGCAGTTCAACACATTACATCAAAAGTCTCTCACATTTAAATCACATTCATAAGTCACTATGAATTGCTTaataatcaatcaatcaatcaatctatctatctaactatatatctctatatatatctatatatctatatatgtctgtctgtctgtctatctgtctatctatctatctatctatctatctatctatctatctatctatctatctatctatctatctatatatatatatatatatatatatatatatatatgtacatattctgccccgtctcaagattaagccaaaaccagtgactcacttgggcgcatccattgcctttcgagacaaaaggagccatatatatatatatatatatatatatatatatatatatatatatatatatatatatatatatatatatatatgtacataacatttctggatctttgggcacctcttgagtccacccgCTCTAATGGGTCCCCACTCtaatggggaaaagtaaaggtggttggtcattggccacatgacatcctcgttaaccgtgggccatagcacagaaacagatacctttgcatcatctgccttatagatctcatggtctgaaagggtaacccTATTTTaagggtatatatatatatagcattgagtggtaaagcttttggcttccaaaccaaggggtcctgggttcaaagcCTAAACTAAGTatacccagctctaaagggtacctgacattagttggggaaaagagcGGATGGTATAGAGAGAAAATTCTAATCTAACTAAGTTAACAATGATATGAAATCACAGGTAACATATATTCTGGTGGGATACATCTGACCTGAGGACCGCAATAAATCATCATTGATCTAAAACCCAATCAGTTATTTAACAAAACCCTTTGTTTAAAAgtagattctatttttaaaaggaCATGCTTTGGATGTTTAAGAATATGTATCAGATACAAACATTACAGATAGAGGCAATAAAAACACAATAGcgatttttcactgcagaagctactaaaaatgtaaaataatataaagcAAGTTGACATTTAAAATCAACCCAAAGATCTGGTAAATTTAAGATCATCTAAATGCATGGGCATAAGTTAGTCAAGATGATATGAGATTAACAAAGGTCTTACAAAGATAATATGCAACCATAGATTTATAAAGATGTGTAAACAAGGATTTTAGATACTAatgtgtggtcagcacaataAACTATATCTTTTACTTTCTCCTAAAAAATTCTCATTCTAATCATTTACCTCTtatttataagttttaaaaatttatttttaccatTTGTATACACATTGTTTAATATTTACTATGGTTAGATAAACAATATAACAGCCTTTATAGtcatgtaaacaaaaaacagtaaAACTAACTACCGTTGGACTTGATAATCTTATGAGCAGCCACAAGTTTCAGTGAGGGAACCTCAAACAATACTTTGTGAAAGAGTAACTCACGAGCTGTTGGCCGATCGTTAGGATCACGCTGTAAACAGCTTTTGATGAAGtcctacaaatattttaaaatattcacagATTGTAAGGTTATTGAAATATTACCTTAttctttcaaataaaattaatatatgaaCTTGAATTCTAGTATATTCATAACCAATGCACATGTAAAATAAACCTGTTGTAGAGGACTTTCCACAAGCTCTAAAGATGCTGTAATAATGTCACTGTCTGATACAGCAGGGGAATCTCCACTTGATGCAAACCCTAAAGTGGCCatctttttattgaaaaaaaaaaagcaatgttttttatttgttgcttTGTTAATCACAGTAGTACATGGGTAAAATGTTTAAGTATTTTGATAAATATACTACTAAATAAGATAGGACACCTTTTGCTAATAacaacaaaagttgtttttataacattattattagaCAGTCTTCCAgcagaagtttttaaaatgagttCTGCTCTCACAGAAAGGTTAACAGACCTCTTCAACTTGTGCTCGAACAAATGTACTATCCTGCCAGAAAATATCCCTGTACAAAAAAGGCCACAAATCAAACTGCTCTAATTACCATGGCATTACATTACTGTCAGTAGCAGGATTTTAGACAATGTGCTTTTTGAAAGTCGATGTGGTTTCTGGGCTGGTTGAGGCACCTCGGACATGATTTTTGTCTAGCAAGAAAAATGCAGGATCAGAACCTAGACATTACACTGCATTGATCAATCTCATCAAAGCATTTGACACAGTGAGTCACAATGTCTTGTTGGGGTTTTATCTGGGCACTGATGCCTTAAAAGATTCATTGCTATTCTGAAGCAACTGTATGAGGGTCAAAAATGTCAAAGCAGATCACTTCTCTGTACAGACTGATGTGAAGAAGGGGTGTGTGCTTTCTCCAATACTCTTGGCAATATTTTGTGGAGCAATCTGAAATAAAATGAGGTGACGCCTACATGAGGGCATCTACATCAGGTTTCACACTGATGGCAGCATATTTGCCATACAGTGCTTGCTCTCCTGTACATAAATTAAAGATatgattgctactgagctgCTAAATGTGGATAATTGCACCCTTCTTGAACACACTGAACAGGAGCTTGAATTAGCCGTCCATAATGTGCAGAGGCTGCTGCCTCGTTTGGTCTGTCTGCTAACCTAAAAAAAACAGAGGTCATGCTTCAAAAGTCCCCAATCGGAAATATCCCAGTTCCACAAATCAATGTGAATGGCTATCTTTTTAATGTTGTTGACTAGCACAGTGCCCTACAATGTGTCACTGTCCAGAGAAATATACAACGGTCTCGCAAAGGCCAGCCCTTTTGGCCGCCTCGAGTATGGTGGAATAGGTCTCTTCACCTAGCAACAAAATCATTGTttttaaagcagtggttctcaccacaTTTTAGTATGGCTCTAAGACCTGAGTGCTCAGTTAAAAACCTTTAAGGCTCTTTGAATGCTTCCATCAAAGATGTCTTTGCTCCATAACGGGCATAAGCTGGCAAGACTTCATTACAAAAAAGTATCGGTATGTCTTGCTTGAGgctggtgtggacagtatagaggtaCTAATTACCATTCAACCGAAGCGGAGGATCAGACACTTATCCCCCATGCAAGACGACCACATGCCAAAGGTGATCTTAAAGAAGGATGGCATAAAAGAGGTGTCCCCTTAAGCACAATAAATATCAACCCAGGTGCCATTTCGCTCTTACTAAGGAAAGTGGCTcacagcagatggcctctgaaagagaagttggagagctctcacaaaggcagtgggacacacatttgataCCCAAAGAAAAGTACTTTTTGAAGACAAGCccagaagacgaaaagaaataaaaaagaccaCCAGTGTACAATGTCTTTGCACGAGGTGTGGAAAAATATACAgatcgcaactgggtttgcattcatccttaatctttggaattgaagacattgccattattttctatttgaaaaaaaacaatgaattgTATGTAACATAGCTAAAAATTCCTCATAAAAGTTCAGGGGTGCAAAAATagagtttaatacatttatttagatCGTCATTCTTTCCAATACTTCAAAACAATACATTTAGATCAAGGGATATAAAAAGGGAAAGCAAAAATAAGTGAAACCATTGTACATTTGTgtgaatttactaaaaaaaaatttatttcatcgaatattttttaaactatatatTAAATGATTATATTAAATTGAATGTAAATACAGAACAAAGTTGCATTAAGTATTTGAAAAACAATAACTTTGTAGCTGGTCTAAGCAGTCAGGACATGTTAAAATTGTGCTTTCATGGCATGCAACATCTCTCTCAATAAAGGATAATAAAAATGCTTctgattttaagaaaaaaaaaatgaggggggAAATTTTAGGaaaattcaatattttatttttgttacccAATTAAAAATTTTGATGAGGCACTCTTCTTTGGTACAACAAATTGTGTTTTGAGACTTAATTACTAGCTTAAATCTGATAACCTATTTTTCCTGAATCAGCTGAAAATCGtttttataaaatagaaattgtTATTGTAAGTTCAAATATTTCCATTTGTCAAAGAGGTCACTAGCGTTAAAAAATAATTGGGAAATCCATaatattttctttgactttttgaTATGATGATATTTTctgtttcttatttaatttactttttttacatcCTTGGAATTAAGTGCCAAATATAAATgaacaaatgtgttttttttcagaactcattcataagaaaatattttactaaaaaaatactattattatcattattataataatttaagacCAATTGAAGCATCAAAATATAAAGCATTTCTTTTGAATTTAAATGtgttaatttataaaatgaaaaaaaaaaaaaaaaaaaggaattaaaaaaaacacaacattcaCTTTGACAGAATATGCCACATGTGTTAATTACCTCAAGGGCACACATTCCAAATGAATAgatgtccacttttgttgtCATTTGTTCACTATCTGCAAAACCAAATTGAAAAAGTAAGCTCTGAATGGATAGTAATACTGCAAACTACAGTAAAGAGACTAACAGCTAGAACAAGCTGAGTAATGTTAGTAATAAACAAGCTAAGCTCAAGAAAAAGTTGTAAAGACCTTCACATTCTGGTGCTGTGTAATGAACATTTTTCAGATCCTCGTTGTACGTCTTCACATGGTGATGGATGGCATCAGGGGCAACTGCACAGTTAACAAAATACTGGTTAACACAAATACAGGATAATGATACAGCAAATATATTACTGATCACCCACCTCCACCCATTTCTTCTCtttttaatgaaaaagaaaaatatatattttttaatttacaactaTAATTATGAATTGATTTTTCATTGCAGTTAAGGTTATACAATAtttgaagaaattaaaatacaccatacaataaaagtaaaaaaaatatatatataacattctATTGTACATTTATCTTCTTTATACAGACATGCTGaactgcctttattttcatAACACATCACTAAGTGACATTGCAACTATCTAGCAATGATACAATACAACTGATTTACATAGTCTACATAGATACTATGTCAGAAGAagtctaaaaacaaaaacacaaaatgttagGTAGTTTCTGCTCTAAAAGAGGGACAAATGACattgtaaattttgtttcaatacCTATGTTATTCAACAGAAGTCAATAACAGTGGCAGCCAATAGTAAATTACAATTTAACAATGATTATTCCATAAAAATGACAATGACACATCATCAACGGGAGTAAAATAATTGTACTATTGAGAAAATGGAGGGAGGTTCACTTGAAACAGGAATTAGAAGCATTGAAAAAATACCAAAAAGCTAAACGAAATGAGatcaaaaggtttaaaaaaaaatagaaacataatatataaataaatgtttatttaaaactatGACTTGCCAATATTAATGATGCAGAATTCTTCTGTTAAGACCTACAACATTATACACTGTCGACATTACTTTCAACTTATCATTGACAAGctattgaatattttttgttatttttctatGACTAAGTTTAAGAATGTCAACTTTGAATTCAGCCATTGTTGTGCAGGTGATTATGGGGTGCATCAGTCACATTATGTATCAGCTGCCACTGATCTagtatttcaaactatttaatgatGTTTCAAATTAGACCTTACCAAAATATTCTAAGAAAAACTGGAGTGGTACCAGTAATAAGTTATCCTCATCGTTGCCTTAAGTTTAAGGATAACAATTTCATTCTACTTAAAGTTGAACTATGTTGCTTGCTAACATATTAGgagttaataatttttttctcaatgttattgttaatCATTCTACCctaaaaatgtctaaaaaaataGCCTATTTTCAGCCAAACTAAATGTTTGAAGCTAGCAAACATAATATTACATTCTATTTATAGTGTAGAGAAATATTTAGTGGTAAATAATTTGAGATAATTATCACCCACAACCTTACTGTTATTGTCATTATCCAGAGATATTCTCAGACATTAGTATTCAGTCCTGATGTTAAGATTTCAATCAGATATGTACCTAATCAATAATTATTTGTATCATTTAGTATGCAATAGTTAATGAGTTTCTTGCATTCAAGCAggttaagattttttaaaatgtacacattGTGACCTAACATATCTATCTATAGTTCTTATAgaacataaaaacattttagtaaCTATTTATCTTAATCTATCAATAACTTATATAGAAGATAATAAAAtttttcttattatatattttgtagcaTTTTAAGAGAAATCAAA
The DNA window shown above is from Biomphalaria glabrata chromosome 5, xgBioGlab47.1, whole genome shotgun sequence and carries:
- the LOC106059632 gene encoding nuclear receptor-binding protein-like: MADQETEQKPDSGEDSDDEEVLEESPCGRWQKRREEVDQRDVPGIDNAFLAMDTEEGVEVVWNEVQFSEKRDFRAQQDKIRQTFDNLCQLDHPNIIKFHKFWTDVKNDKPRVIFISEYMSSGNLKQFLKKTKKNNKTFQLKAWKRWCTQILSALSYLHSCDPPIIHGNLTSDTIYIQHNGLIKIGSVAPDAIHHHVKTYNEDLKNVHYTAPECEDSEQMTTKVDIYSFGMCALEMATLGFASSGDSPAVSDSDIITASLELVESPLQQDFIKSCLQRDPNDRPTARELLFHKVLFEVPSLKLVAAHKIIKSNALLAENITEITHTAKTEDPNRVIAEIPSMNGELTQWKVSQSPVLELDKLLDDVKNGIYPLTAFGLSYPQVTRTRAASPELAESVKSETPEPYDIETRMIVSMTCHIHRVEENPHPQLTLLVRFDDQINRQLQCEVNNDTGESLADDLVYHGFINEKDRDKVASLISITLPNNSLNTSLNQPIDHINTSRVLVS